The following is a genomic window from Episyrphus balteatus chromosome 1, idEpiBalt1.1, whole genome shotgun sequence.
CGAACtgattttgtccatttttttaataaatttcttccaTTCGTTTTGGACTGCTTTATCACGAGTCAAATGCATCTTTTATTCATTTGACGTAGTATTTGAAACATATTTTAATATCTGGAGCAAAAATTTTGTAGCTTTAATGAATTCCAAGAACTGTGATTGAAAAAGGTAATAAAATGTTTCACCAGCATTTTTACAACAGcacttcatttttaattctaaaTAAATAATGTAGTTATCTTCAAAACTTAAGATTTCTGACCCTCGGGTATTTTAcgcatttgattttttaatttttaatgtggAGTGTTCAAAACCTGTTACAATAATgcaattctttttgtaggtgTAGTATTAAATGAAAACTTCGTTAcatgtttattttaaatcaagtaTATTTTtcctgaattttgtttttaatttaatattttcaattttttttataacgattcttatttttattttcagccaGCCCATGTAAAAGCATGTTTTCTTGGTAGTTCATTGACAATCCCCATCACGGATGGAAAACTTTCATTAGGTACATGGCAAGGTGTTTGGCTATGCGAGCATCGAGATCAAGCTGGCTCCCGTAAATTAGTTATAACATTATCCGGATGTCCAAGGGAATCGGCACGTAGCCCTTTGTCACCGGTATCACCAATTGCGTCGACCTCCAGTTAGGGAAGGCCTCGCTCCGCCCGCGACAGCCGGTAATCGCGGGGGAGCGACAATAATGACATCATTTcgtcgaaattaatttttacaaaaaatttagctAATACGAAATTATTAATGACAGCAACGCAACAGCTGCCAGCATCATCGACGCAACAAACAACAGTTACATTAGTTACAACTTCGAATGTTTCTACGATAAGTCCTAGTAATATAAATTTACCTATAACTACCACTACTACTGCAACATGTGATACAGTAATAAAACCACAAACAAACGTAGTAgtgtcatcgtcgtcgtcattgTTGTCCCAAACATCCGCATTAGCtaaatttaatagaattatCGATAATACAGTGCCCGCAACAAATTATTACTCTAGAAACAAACAACTTACTAGTGAATTACCACGTCCTAGTAGTAGTAACCAAAAACAACATCaattccaacaacaacaacaggcAAATGTATTAAGTAATACtaataaagaaattaattccaaaataacaacaccaacaaacgcagataataattattatacgaGTAACAATTGGTATAATAATTACTATTCTACAACAAACGATAATCAAACCAAACGAAATGATGTGCATTATTTGTTGAAACAATTAAATAGTTTTAGTGATATAGAAGAAATAGAAATTGTTGATTTGCATCGTAGCAGTAATCATTATCATTCGCAAGCGCATgtgcaacagcaacaacaacagttgCAACATCAGAAGAGAAAATCAGTTAAATCGTCAACAGCGACAGCATCATCAGTCGCAACACCGACATCGTCAATGTCGAACAAATCATCGCCAACATCGGTATCACACAAAATTCGCCACTCCGATTGGGGCGAAGGCGTCGATGTGAGTGTAGGCGAAATGGACGGTTACGGTGAGGCGAGTGGAGACGATAATACTCTCCTGCCGCATCAGCAATATGATGATTACATATTTCAATCCTGCCATTATTTGGAAACCAGTTGTTTTGCAACAACCATAACCACTGCCATCGCTGGGAGCAGTAGTCATGAGTTTCGGCCTTCAACGTCTACCACATCGGCGGCCTCAACGAGTTCGAACAATAAACTCAGGAGTCCTATAGCTGCAGCGGAAGTAGTAACGAAGCCACCGTCATCATCAATAAAGAGTAGTGTCAACACTACATCCCTTACATCATCGCCCAAAGCAACGGCAACAACCTATCGCACCACAACTCGTCTAACGGGCAACGAAGTCATACAAACACAATTATCTACTTCGTCGCGATCGTCTTCTTCATTGGCGACGAAAAATGGCGGCGGTGCTTGCAGCGCCAGTAGCAGCAATGGAAGCGATGAACGTCGTGcaccattttttaaatgttgttatACGCCAATTGATCGATGGCGAGAAAAACGCCATGTTGCAGCTGCAAGCAGTAGTGGCCAAGCTGCTGCTGCTGGAAGTGGAATTGGCGTTAGTGGAAGTGCAAGTGGAAGTGGCAGTGGCAAACGTTCTACACATAACGGTGCCGGAAAAACTCCTACTAACCAACAACATCCAAGAACTGGTCTTGGCGATTCTGTTTGACATACGACGATAAAACAATAACACTCTAgcgaaagtaatttaaaattgattaaaatgttaataaaaaaattaaatttacaaaaaaaaacacaccacaCACAGCGTCGTGTTATGATAAAgtagtatttatattttttttatattatttgtattttcttgtgtgttcttaattaaaacaaacaaacaaacaaaaaaacagaagcaaaaaaaaattatgaataggAGAGTTTTGGAAACTTGGGTACTTTTGTAATTAATCaaacaatttataataattaaacatttatagaaAAGAACAATAAATTCAACAcccacatatttaaaaaaaaaaacgcagttcCATAATttcgaaaactaaaaaaaaaaactctttaaaatacaaaatcattTCTAGAAAGAGAACCAAAAGGAGGGCTTGTTagaaaagaaaattacaaaattgtatcttgcatacaaataaaaaaaaaaaaaacaaaaaaacaaaaacagcttggtaagcttttatatttaatatattttttgttggtttaaaatttattatttatttttttaagcacaCATGCCACAGCATAAAAGAACGagaaatcaaataaattgttttaaaaacattgttAACTTTAAACTTCGAATATTATATTAATATGCATAATTATtgtacaatattattttttcgttcttgttatacatatataaaataattattattcgctataaatataattttgttccGATTTATATCATTATGTAATTCTTCTTCTATGTTTTAAGTTGCAGTTTAGTTaagtaatataaaaatattttgtttttgggggaAATAAATGGGTTACGCACAgttataaataattgttttttttatttggttttaacttattttttaatttttcctatgCATTGCAGTATTTTGACCTGAAGAAGATTGACAGATGCTCTTGTTCAAGacagtttaaatttaaatgcaaattttttaattcaaaatttctttaaaaaaatttctggctTGCACATACAAAATAATTGGCACATTTCAAATGCTTGCTCGACAATGTGGGTTCACTGGCTTGACATCTATGTATTTATACAAGATTACTTTTTCCAACGAACATATGTTTTTAACTAACCAAACTTATACGTATGTGTAAGTATAATTTGGctataaaaaagttaattcgGAACTCAACCTGAATGGAGacagttaaatatttttgcaggcTTATTGTAATAATTCCG
Proteins encoded in this region:
- the LOC129920886 gene encoding mucin-21-like; translation: MTATQQLPASSTQQTTVTLVTTSNVSTISPSNINLPITTTTTATCDTVIKPQTNVVVSSSSSLLSQTSALAKFNRIIDNTVPATNYYSRNKQLTSELPRPSSSNQKQHQFQQQQQANVLSNTNKEINSKITTPTNADNNYYTSNNWYNNYYSTTNDNQTKRNDVHYLLKQLNSFSDIEEIEIVDLHRSSNHYHSQAHVQQQQQQLQHQKRKSVKSSTATASSVATPTSSMSNKSSPTSVSHKIRHSDWGEGVDVSVGEMDGYGEASGDDNTLLPHQQYDDYIFQSCHYLETSCFATTITTAIAGSSSHEFRPSTSTTSAASTSSNNKLRSPIAAAEVVTKPPSSSIKSSVNTTSLTSSPKATATTYRTTTRLTGNEVIQTQLSTSSRSSSSLATKNGGGACSASSSNGSDERRAPFFKCCYTPIDRWREKRHVAAASSSGQAAAAGSGIGVSGSASGSGSGKRSTHNGAGKTPTNQQHPRTGLGDSV